In a genomic window of Gigantopelta aegis isolate Gae_Host chromosome 9, Gae_host_genome, whole genome shotgun sequence:
- the LOC121380881 gene encoding probable G-protein coupled receptor 19, with protein sequence MSVTTPTAFHVTSNDVFGTEYDEVRPKLQITVEIFTLSILWTLSVMGNVLVCLVIYRSRRIQSTTNYFVVSLACADLTMVLICFPFIATRVIANQWLVGEAMCKIVRFIEYVVPCANMYVFVSICIDRFYTIIYPLSFKVTRGTAKRMILCSWLSAIAVCSFTFYFFDLSVNTVTNRHFCPTYIYSESWSGITYTVFAFLCQFAVPLLVVTAGYGQVSKYIWRTGGSGRPIQRTANPVPRTKVKMVKMLIVVTGTTVLMYTPFWVFQLWYCIAQPLRIDPSAFIFALWTICATTVCKAIMYLCFNSNFRRGCKEVFCMSTMKCYRSNTYAITKASTLGRNNHVGIMENSSGFSRHNLESPSYVFNRTPHMEKAVWPLSSSTPTTYL encoded by the coding sequence ATGTCGGTTACTACTCCGACTGCCTTCCATGTTACTTCCAATGATGTTTTCGGGACAGAGTATGATGAGGTCAGACCCAAATTACAGATAACCGTGGAGATATTCACACTGTCTATCCTGTGGACGCTCTCAGTGATGGGAAATGTTCTCGTGTGCCTTGTTATCTACAGAAGTCGTAGAATCCAATCAACGACCAACTACTTTGTCGTGTCGTTGGCCTGTGCAGATCTAACGAtggttttgatttgttttccatttatcGCAACACGGGTCATAGCCAATCAGTGGCTTGTAGGGGAGGCTATGTGCAAAATCGTACGTTTTATCGAGTATGTCGTTCCGTGTGCCAATATGTATGTGTTCGTATCGATATGTATCGACCGATTCTACACTATCATCTATCCGCTCAGTTTCAAAGTGACCAGAGGGACCGCCAAACGCATGATCCTCTGTTCGTGGCTCAGCGCAATAGCGGTGTGCAGCTTCACGTTCTACTTCTTCGACCTGTCTGTCAACACCGTCACGAACAGACACTTCTGCCCGACGTACATATACTCCGAGTCTTGGTCAGGGATAACGTACACCGTGTTCGCGTTTCTCTGTCAGTTCGCCGTCCCGCTGTTGGTGGTGACGGCCGGATACGGGCAGGTCTCGAAATATATTTGGCGGACTGGGGGCTCCGGCCGACCCATTCAAAGGACGGCGAACCCAGTCCCGAGAACGAAAGTGAAAATGGTCAAGATGCTCATAGTCGTCACGGGAACCACGGTCCTGATGTACACCCCGTTCTGGGTTTTCCAACTGTGGTACTGCATTGCGCAACCGCTGCGCATCGATCCGTCTGCTTTCATATTTGCCTTGTGGACGATCTGTGCTACCACTGTGTGCAAGGCCATCATGTATCTGTGCTTCAACTCGAACTTCCGGAGAGGTTGTAAAGAAGTGTTTTGTATGTCCACGATGAAGTGCTACAGGAGTAACACGTACGCGATTACGAAGGCGTCCACGTTGGGGCGCAACAACCACGTGGGCATCATGGAAAACAGCAGTGGTTTCTCCAGACACAACCTGGAGTCTCCGTCGTACGTGTTTAACAGGACACCGCACATGGAAAAAGCTGTGTGGCCGCTTTCGTCGTCCACTCCAACCACCTATCTGTGA